In Nitrospirota bacterium, a single window of DNA contains:
- the corA gene encoding magnesium/cobalt transporter CorA, protein MPDHTKRTLRKRSQKAGLPPGSLVHIGRQRAEKAKITVIDYDEAQFIEQSFDAIEACFAFRDKPTVTWINIDGIHQAEIIEKIGACYNLHPLVLEDIQNSEQRPKIESYTDYLYIVLKMLYFDEAANAVSTEQVSLIIGQNYVISFQEGLEGDVFGHLRERLRNEKGRARKFGADYLAYSLIDAIVDNYFSILEKLGEKIELLEERLVSNPTTTTLHDIHYLKREMIYLRKAVWPLREVISIFSRTDSDIVQESTRLYLRDVYDHTIQVIDTVESYRDMVSGMLDIYLSSVSNRLNAVMKVLTIIATIFMPLTFIAGVYGMNFKHMPELEWPYGYYMIWGIMIAIAVWMLIFFRKKKWL, encoded by the coding sequence ATGCCCGATCATACGAAAAGAACTCTACGAAAGCGATCACAGAAGGCGGGACTTCCGCCCGGCTCGCTCGTTCATATCGGCAGACAGCGTGCCGAGAAGGCAAAGATAACAGTCATTGATTACGATGAAGCGCAGTTTATCGAGCAGAGTTTTGACGCCATAGAGGCCTGCTTTGCTTTCAGGGACAAACCGACCGTTACCTGGATCAATATTGACGGCATTCACCAGGCAGAGATCATCGAGAAGATCGGTGCATGTTATAATCTTCACCCCCTGGTACTTGAGGACATTCAGAACTCCGAGCAGCGTCCCAAGATCGAGAGCTACACGGATTACCTTTACATTGTTCTGAAGATGCTCTATTTCGATGAAGCGGCAAACGCGGTTTCGACAGAACAGGTCAGCCTTATCATAGGCCAAAATTATGTCATTTCGTTCCAGGAGGGTCTTGAGGGCGATGTCTTTGGTCATCTGCGCGAGCGGCTCAGAAATGAGAAGGGACGGGCGCGCAAGTTCGGCGCTGATTATCTTGCGTACTCGCTCATCGATGCTATTGTAGATAACTATTTCTCCATCCTTGAGAAACTGGGTGAAAAGATAGAACTGCTTGAGGAAAGACTTGTTTCGAATCCGACAACGACTACGCTGCATGATATTCATTACCTGAAGCGCGAGATGATCTATCTCAGAAAAGCGGTCTGGCCATTGCGTGAGGTGATAAGTATTTTCAGCCGGACCGATTCTGATATCGTGCAGGAATCGACACGGCTTTATCTGCGGGATGTCTATGATCACACCATACAGGTGATCGACACGGTCGAGTCATACCGCGACATGGTTTCCGGCATGCTTGATATCTACCTTTCGAGCGTATCCAACAGGCTGAATGCCGTGATGAAGGTACTGACGATCATCGCCACGATCTTTATGCCGCTCACCTTTATAGCAGGTGTGTACGGCATGAATTTCAAACATATGCCGGAGCTTGAATGGCCCTACGGGTATTACATGATCTGGGGTATCATGATCGCGATTGCCGTCTGGATGCTGATCTTTTTCAGGAAGAAGAAGTGGCTGTAG
- a CDS encoding LemA family protein: MVAIAGLLLMLFLGIAVLIVVAVIVIYNRLVRLRTTVKSSWSDIDVNLKKRYDLVPNLVETVKGYAGHERAVFENVALARSAAMKATSPGDKAKSENMFTETLKSLFAVVEAYPQLQANTNFLQLQQQLKELEDNIEYSRRYFNAVVRDYNIMTETFPSNIIAGQFKFEKSEFFELEEAAIERKPTKVSFS, encoded by the coding sequence ATGGTCGCGATTGCTGGATTATTATTAATGCTGTTCCTTGGTATTGCCGTGCTGATCGTCGTTGCCGTGATCGTCATCTACAACAGGCTTGTACGTCTCAGGACAACCGTGAAGTCTTCCTGGTCTGATATCGATGTAAACCTGAAGAAGCGCTATGATCTTGTGCCGAATCTTGTCGAAACGGTCAAGGGTTACGCCGGTCATGAAAGAGCGGTCTTCGAAAATGTAGCTCTGGCGCGTTCAGCAGCCATGAAGGCAACATCCCCGGGTGACAAGGCAAAATCGGAGAACATGTTCACCGAAACCCTGAAGAGCCTTTTTGCCGTTGTTGAGGCCTATCCTCAGCTTCAGGCAAACACAAACTTCTTGCAGCTTCAGCAGCAGTTAAAGGAGCTTGAGGACAATATTGAATATTCCCGCCGCTATTTCAACGCTGTGGTCCGGGACTATAACATCATGACCGAGACCTTCCCGTCCAATATCATCGCCGGCCAGTTCAAGTTTGAGAAGTCCGAGTTCTTCGAACTGGAAGAGGCAGCAATAGAGAGAAAACCGACAAAAGTAAGTTTTTCCTGA
- a CDS encoding DUF2207 domain-containing protein, with translation MKRPGSLPLLFFCLVLCLGLFLSSASSAQDFTINDFDVFIAIKEDSSFMVRETLTAEFHSPRHGIYRDIPYIYTDSTGGTMKTPIDILSVTDGSGSDISYRLIRQGNTIRVRIGDAKKYVTGIRKYEITYSVENAVLFFDDHDELYWNVTGNEWNAAITRSRCMVSLAGGRTKEHWASCYTGRKGSRDSACRSIPGDNVIEFITDGPLQAGEGLTIAYGWDKGIVSPPSSFRKFIWLMNLKQNWVFILPVLSFVFMLFIWMQTGRDPRVRESITVMYGPPEYFKIPLTPAEVGTMVDEKLDPRDITATIIGLAVKGYIKIEETIEEGLIFDKKDYYLKKVKDADALLTLFEKQVMLDIFGVMPGKMISELKNTFYKNIPSLKSSLYKELVKKNYFNTNPEHVRVTYSVIAAALGFGIAFGLTTLFGDAAGEVRTISAGVLTGLSVLGFAKFMPAKTREGSAVYMQILGFQEFMNRAEKDQLDRMKDQNLFSKFFPYALALDVADNWARAFEGIYQEPPDWYVSPGGIRAFDPISFNHSMNSAMSNLSSAMYSAPRGSGAGGGGSFGGGSSGGGFGGGGGGSW, from the coding sequence GTGAAGAGGCCGGGTAGTCTTCCCCTTCTCTTTTTCTGTCTTGTTCTCTGTCTGGGCCTCTTTCTTTCTTCTGCCTCTTCTGCGCAGGACTTCACCATCAATGATTTTGACGTCTTCATCGCCATAAAGGAAGACTCCTCCTTTATGGTCAGGGAGACCCTTACCGCAGAGTTTCACAGTCCGCGCCACGGCATCTACCGGGATATTCCCTACATCTACACAGACAGCACCGGCGGGACCATGAAGACGCCGATCGATATCCTTTCGGTCACGGACGGAAGCGGCTCGGATATTTCATACCGTCTGATCAGGCAGGGAAATACGATCAGGGTCCGGATCGGCGATGCAAAGAAGTATGTCACCGGCATACGGAAATACGAGATCACTTACAGCGTTGAAAATGCCGTCCTCTTCTTTGACGATCATGACGAGCTTTATTGGAATGTGACCGGAAACGAATGGAACGCCGCTATTACAAGGTCCCGCTGCATGGTATCGCTCGCAGGGGGAAGAACAAAGGAACACTGGGCATCGTGCTACACGGGCAGAAAAGGTTCCCGTGATTCCGCATGCAGGAGCATTCCCGGAGATAATGTTATTGAATTCATCACGGATGGTCCGCTTCAGGCAGGAGAGGGACTCACCATAGCATACGGCTGGGACAAGGGCATTGTTTCACCTCCCTCCTCTTTCAGAAAATTTATCTGGCTTATGAACCTGAAACAGAACTGGGTATTCATCCTGCCGGTTCTCTCTTTCGTCTTCATGCTGTTCATCTGGATGCAGACAGGCAGGGACCCGCGCGTAAGAGAATCCATTACGGTTATGTACGGCCCGCCCGAGTATTTCAAGATACCGCTCACACCTGCAGAGGTCGGCACCATGGTCGATGAAAAGCTCGATCCCCGCGACATAACAGCAACCATTATCGGGCTGGCTGTGAAAGGGTACATAAAGATCGAGGAAACGATAGAGGAAGGTCTCATATTCGACAAAAAAGACTACTATCTGAAAAAGGTAAAAGATGCGGATGCATTGCTCACCCTGTTCGAGAAACAGGTTATGCTGGATATTTTCGGCGTCATGCCGGGCAAAATGATCTCAGAGCTGAAGAACACCTTTTACAAGAACATCCCTTCCCTGAAAAGTTCTCTCTACAAGGAGCTTGTGAAAAAGAATTACTTTAATACGAACCCGGAGCACGTGCGGGTCACATACAGTGTTATAGCCGCAGCACTGGGTTTCGGCATCGCCTTTGGACTCACCACGCTTTTCGGAGATGCTGCCGGGGAGGTCAGAACAATATCTGCAGGGGTCCTGACAGGGCTATCCGTGCTCGGCTTTGCCAAATTCATGCCCGCAAAGACGCGGGAAGGGTCTGCTGTATACATGCAGATCCTGGGCTTTCAGGAGTTCATGAACAGGGCAGAAAAGGACCAGCTTGACCGGATGAAAGACCAGAACCTTTTTTCGAAGTTCTTTCCGTATGCGCTGGCCCTCGATGTGGCTGACAACTGGGCCAGGGCGTTTGAGGGCATCTATCAGGAACCGCCGGACTGGTACGTCTCGCCTGGCGGCATACGAGCATTCGATCCGATCAGCTTCAATCACTCCATGAATTCAGCCATGTCAAACCTGTCATCGGCCATGTATTCTGCGCCGCGGGGAAGTGGGGCAGGAGGCGGAGGGAGTTTTGGCGGAGGCTCTTCAGGCGGCGGTTTTGGCGGAGGCGGAGGCGGGAGCTGGTAG